A genomic stretch from Methylorubrum extorquens includes:
- a CDS encoding protein of unknown function (Evidence 5 : Unknown function), producing MPNGAATAHLYKPKLVTVLAEGYGVAVLRRDVMAGLTVAIVALPLSMAIAVASGVSPDRGALRRHRRRLRRLRSRRQPLPDRRAGGSLHRPRLGHCCPFRRRRHPPRRAALRSAADSRRRVSAGLANPAYPARGHRRLHGGHRLYDPGQSVEGIRRPQTGRR from the coding sequence ATGCCCAACGGCGCTGCCACCGCGCACCTCTACAAGCCCAAGCTCGTCACTGTTCTGGCAGAGGGCTACGGAGTGGCAGTGCTCCGCCGCGACGTCATGGCCGGGCTGACTGTAGCCATTGTTGCCTTGCCGCTCTCCATGGCCATCGCTGTCGCGTCTGGAGTCTCGCCGGACCGGGGGGCTCTACGCCGCCATCGTAGGCGGCTTCGTCGTCTCCGCTCTCGGCGGCAGCCGCTTCCAGATCGGCGGGCCGGCGGGAGCCTTCATCGTCCTCGTCTCGGCCACTGTTGCCCGTTTCGGCGTCGACGGCACCCTCCTCGCCGTGCTGCTCTCCGGTCTGCTGCTGACTCTCGTCGGCGCGTTTCGGCTGGGCTCGCTAATCCGGCATATCCCGCACGCGGTCACCGTCGGCTTCACGGCGGGCATCGCCTGTACGATCCTGGCCAGTCAGTTGAAGGAATTAGGCGGCCTCAAACTGGACGGCGCTGA
- a CDS encoding putative transporter, SulP family (Evidence 3 : Putative function from multiple computational evidences; Product type t : transporter): MPCRSPWPSLSRLESRRTGGLYAAIVGGFVVSALGGSRFQIGGPAGAFIVLVSATVARFGVDGTLLAVLLSGLLLTLVGAFRLGSLIRHIPHAVTVGFTAGIACTILASQLKELGGLKLDGAEPGPVIPKLVAIVRALPTLNPTALALGCGVVLAVFALRQWKPSFPGMLVSVAAASALAWLGGLDVATVGNSFGSLPHGLPMPQLPPMTPQLLRDVFPTALAFTLLGGIESLLSAKVADSMTDRVHRSNMELIAQGIANVASALFGGISVTGTIARTATNVRAGAASPIAGILHSAFLLLFMLVATPLAGFVPLAALAAVLLVVSWNMVEKSEFVRLLKNRCTAAVLLATFGLTLLEDLTAGIIAGCVLAAVLAVMHRGVPEEGA; encoded by the coding sequence TTGCCTTGCCGCTCTCCATGGCCATCGCTGTCGCGTCTGGAGTCTCGCCGGACCGGGGGGCTCTACGCCGCCATCGTAGGCGGCTTCGTCGTCTCCGCTCTCGGCGGCAGCCGCTTCCAGATCGGCGGGCCGGCGGGAGCCTTCATCGTCCTCGTCTCGGCCACTGTTGCCCGTTTCGGCGTCGACGGCACCCTCCTCGCCGTGCTGCTCTCCGGTCTGCTGCTGACTCTCGTCGGCGCGTTTCGGCTGGGCTCGCTAATCCGGCATATCCCGCACGCGGTCACCGTCGGCTTCACGGCGGGCATCGCCTGTACGATCCTGGCCAGTCAGTTGAAGGAATTAGGCGGCCTCAAACTGGACGGCGCTGAGCCTGGACCGGTCATCCCGAAGCTCGTGGCCATCGTCCGCGCCTTGCCCACTCTCAATCCGACAGCGCTTGCCCTGGGCTGCGGCGTCGTGTTGGCGGTCTTCGCGCTGCGGCAGTGGAAGCCTTCCTTTCCTGGCATGCTCGTGTCCGTTGCCGCTGCCTCAGCCCTGGCTTGGCTAGGCGGCCTCGACGTCGCCACCGTCGGAAACAGCTTCGGCAGCCTACCGCACGGCCTGCCTATGCCCCAGTTACCGCCGATGACCCCTCAGTTACTGCGCGACGTCTTCCCGACTGCCCTAGCCTTCACGCTTCTCGGTGGTATCGAGAGCCTGCTGTCGGCCAAGGTTGCCGACAGCATGACAGACCGCGTTCATCGCTCGAACATGGAACTGATTGCCCAAGGCATCGCGAACGTCGCTTCGGCTCTGTTTGGCGGCATCAGCGTGACTGGCACAATAGCCAGAACTGCGACTAACGTGCGCGCTGGTGCGGCAAGCCCCATCGCAGGCATCCTGCACTCGGCCTTCCTCCTTCTCTTCATGCTGGTCGCAACTCCGCTCGCCGGCTTCGTACCGCTGGCGGCTCTGGCGGCTGTGCTACTGGTCGTCTCCTGGAACATGGTGGAGAAGAGCGAGTTCGTACGGCTCCTGAAGAACCGGTGCACGGCCGCGGTTCTACTCGCCACCTTTGGTCTGACTCTGCTTGAGGATCTGACCGCCGGCATCATCGCTGGCTGCGTGCTCGCCGCCGTGCTTGCGGTGATGCACCGGGGTGTGCCGGAGGAAGGCGCCTGA
- a CDS encoding transposase of ISMex11, IS3 family (ORF 2) (Evidence 2b : Function from indirect experimental evidences (e.g. phenotypes); Product type e : enzyme): MSERRGCAALGVGRSSIRYRSTKPDQAPLRMRICDLAKSRVRYGYFRIYILLRREGWRVNHKRVHRLYRDEGLSLRLKRPRRHVSAAHRERQPTALQPNERWSMDFVSDALFDGRRLRALTVVDAFTREALAIEVDQGIKGEQVVAVVGRLALLREAPCAIQVDNGPEFVSKALDRWAYENGVTLDFSRPGKPTDNALVESFNGRLRDECLNANWFLSLADARSKIETWRRHYNESRPHTALGWRTPQEFALAAALQPAE; this comes from the coding sequence GTGAGCGAGCGGCGCGGCTGCGCCGCGCTCGGCGTCGGCCGGTCGAGCATCCGCTACCGCTCGACCAAGCCCGATCAGGCACCGCTGCGGATGCGCATCTGTGATCTGGCCAAGAGCCGGGTGCGCTACGGCTACTTCCGAATCTACATCCTGCTGCGCCGGGAGGGTTGGCGGGTCAACCACAAGAGGGTCCACCGTCTCTACAGGGATGAGGGCCTCAGCCTGCGGCTCAAGCGACCGCGCCGGCACGTCAGCGCGGCACACCGTGAGCGTCAGCCTACTGCGCTCCAGCCGAACGAACGCTGGTCGATGGACTTCGTCTCCGACGCGCTGTTCGACGGCCGCCGGCTGCGGGCCTTGACGGTCGTCGATGCGTTCACGCGCGAGGCTCTGGCGATCGAGGTCGACCAGGGCATCAAAGGCGAACAGGTCGTGGCTGTCGTCGGCCGCTTGGCGCTGCTGCGCGAAGCACCGTGCGCGATCCAGGTCGATAACGGGCCTGAGTTCGTCTCGAAAGCCCTCGACCGCTGGGCCTACGAGAACGGTGTCACGTTGGACTTCTCGCGCCCTGGCAAGCCGACCGACAACGCACTGGTCGAGTCGTTCAACGGCCGCCTGCGCGACGAGTGCCTGAACGCGAACTGGTTCTTGTCGTTGGCCGACGCGAGGAGCAAGATCGAGACGTGGCGGCGGCACTACAACGAGAGCCGTCCTCACACCGCCCTGGGGTGGCGAACGCCCCAGGAATTCGCCCTGGCGGCGGCCCTGCAGCCCGCCGAATGA
- a CDS encoding transposase of ISMex11, IS3 family (ORF 1) (Evidence 2b : Function from indirect experimental evidences (e.g. phenotypes); Product type e : enzyme) — MKKSRFTEEQIAFALKQAETGTPVAEVLRRMGISEQTFYRWKKLYGGLGTGELRRLKQLEDENRKLKQLVADLSLDKHILQDVLAKKL; from the coding sequence GTGAAGAAGAGCAGGTTCACCGAGGAGCAGATCGCCTTCGCGCTGAAGCAGGCCGAGACGGGGACACCGGTCGCGGAGGTGCTGCGCCGGATGGGCATCTCCGAACAGACGTTTTACCGCTGGAAGAAGCTCTACGGCGGCTTGGGCACGGGCGAGCTGCGGCGGCTGAAGCAGCTTGAGGACGAGAACCGCAAGCTTAAGCAGCTCGTTGCCGATCTGAGCCTCGACAAGCACATCCTGCAGGACGTGCTCGCAAAAAAGCTCTGA
- a CDS encoding conserved protein of unknown function (Evidence 4 : Unknown function but conserved in other organisms), which yields MVSMVGEKVVAAMEAANTLMTGGSHDQVIARYRELVADNTRRLTA from the coding sequence ATGGTGTCGATGGTGGGCGAGAAGGTCGTGGCCGCGATGGAGGCGGCTAACACGCTGATGACGGGCGGCTCGCACGACCAGGTCATCGCCCGCTACCGGGAGCTGGTCGCGGACAACACGCGCCGCCTGACGGCTTAA
- a CDS encoding conserved protein of unknown function (Evidence 4 : Unknown function but conserved in other organisms), producing MAGSVRCRIVDMPDGRFAVMALLASGKVFRRKALATLAEAEEAVECLRDVMAACGAPVIVEVSAWCGARSGFRIGQAAGANGDWMFLRPA from the coding sequence ATGGCCGGGTCGGTCAGGTGCCGCATCGTCGACATGCCAGACGGGCGCTTCGCCGTCATGGCGCTGCTCGCCTCCGGCAAAGTTTTCCGCCGCAAGGCGCTTGCGACCCTGGCAGAGGCCGAGGAGGCCGTGGAATGCCTGCGCGACGTCATGGCTGCGTGCGGGGCGCCGGTCATCGTGGAGGTTTCAGCCTGGTGCGGTGCACGGAGCGGGTTCCGGATCGGCCAAGCTGCCGGGGCGAACGGGGACTGGATGTTTCTAAGGCCTGCCTAG
- a CDS encoding protein of unknown function (Evidence 5 : Unknown function) has protein sequence MPVFFFDVCARGRLETDETGLELASAEAAYLEAYAAIPGLTAELLRAGDQAVGYSFVVTNEAERVLFEIPFHEILGRP, from the coding sequence ATGCCGGTGTTCTTCTTCGACGTGTGCGCCCGCGGGCGCCTGGAGACCGACGAGACCGGGCTCGAACTCGCCAGTGCCGAGGCTGCCTACCTTGAGGCTTACGCCGCCATACCAGGTCTGACGGCCGAGCTGCTGCGCGCCGGAGACCAAGCCGTGGGCTACAGTTTCGTGGTCACGAACGAGGCAGAACGGGTCTTGTTCGAGATCCCGTTCCACGAGATCCTAGGCAGGCCTTAG
- a CDS encoding putative nitric oxide responsive transcriptional regulator NnrR, Crp/Fnr family (Evidence 3 : Putative function from multiple computational evidences; PubMedId : 8759861; Product type r : regulator), which yields MDQAPQRIRAAAGGLLSGLDQEAADALLEIATHRQIAEGSALFHQGDAPSRLFQVVTGLVKLSRVDPHGEQTTLRFMGPGELVGCVAVFQQFPFPATATASKPTSVLCWGAAQVLDLIRRYPAVSANALKTAGDRAREMVERVTELSAMSVEARIASVLLRLAAQVGRTCSVGVEVASPVTRHDLAEMTGLTYFTVSRVLSAWQKRGIVRLGRERITVVEPGRLAEIAN from the coding sequence ATGGACCAGGCACCGCAAAGGATCAGGGCGGCCGCGGGAGGACTGCTGAGTGGCCTTGACCAGGAGGCTGCCGACGCCTTGCTGGAAATCGCCACGCATCGTCAGATCGCGGAGGGGTCGGCCCTCTTCCACCAGGGTGATGCGCCCAGCCGCCTCTTCCAGGTCGTGACCGGTTTGGTGAAGCTGTCGCGGGTCGACCCGCACGGCGAGCAGACGACGCTCCGGTTCATGGGGCCCGGCGAGCTCGTCGGCTGCGTCGCCGTCTTCCAGCAGTTCCCCTTCCCCGCGACGGCGACCGCCAGCAAGCCGACCTCCGTCCTGTGCTGGGGGGCGGCGCAGGTCCTCGACCTTATCCGCCGCTACCCGGCGGTCTCGGCGAACGCCCTGAAGACCGCCGGGGACCGCGCCCGCGAAATGGTCGAGCGGGTGACCGAACTGAGCGCCATGTCGGTGGAGGCGCGGATCGCAAGCGTCCTCCTGCGCCTGGCCGCCCAAGTCGGGCGGACCTGTTCGGTGGGCGTGGAGGTCGCTTCCCCGGTCACCAGGCACGACCTCGCCGAGATGACCGGCCTGACGTACTTCACCGTGAGCCGGGTCCTGAGCGCTTGGCAGAAGCGAGGCATCGTGCGGCTCGGCCGGGAGCGGATCACCGTCGTCGAGCCGGGCCGATTGGCGGAGATCGCAAATTAA
- a CDS encoding protein of unknown function (Evidence 5 : Unknown function), with protein sequence MPGDRGSDLHAHRTGPPDLGGQAQEDACDPRLHRHGAQFGHPLDHFAGAVPGGLQGVRRDRRVAADKVEDLRRPPAQDGGRLAGGRRRGEGELLEDGDAADELAGPHEPERRLLAVRVDPRQLHQTGHDLEEAAGRITLVEEGRPLRDLTMRGDFQQGVGSLLVKATQQSSRGRPDPLRCLVHRPLPSPFPELLDTAPVAP encoded by the coding sequence GTGCCTGGTGACCGGGGAAGCGACCTCCACGCCCACCGAACAGGTCCGCCCGACTTGGGCGGCCAGGCGCAGGAGGACGCTTGCGATCCGCGCCTCCACCGACATGGCGCTCAGTTCGGTCACCCGCTCGACCATTTCGCGGGCGCGGTCCCCGGCGGTCTTCAGGGCGTTCGCCGAGACCGCCGGGTAGCGGCGGATAAGGTCGAGGACCTGCGCCGCCCCCCAGCACAGGACGGAGGTCGGCTTGCTGGCGGTCGCCGTCGCGGGGAAGGGGAACTGCTGGAAGACGGCGACGCAGCCGACGAGCTCGCCGGGCCCCATGAACCGGAGCGTCGTCTGCTCGCCGTGCGGGTCGACCCGCGACAGCTTCACCAAACCGGTCACGACCTGGAAGAGGCGGCTGGGCGCATCACCCTGGTGGAAGAGGGCCGACCCCTCCGCGATCTGACGATGCGTGGCGATTTCCAGCAAGGCGTCGGCAGCCTCCTGGTCAAGGCCACTCAGCAGTCCTCCCGCGGCCGCCCTGATCCTTTGCGGTGCCTGGTCCATCGCCCCCTACCGTCCCCGTTCCCGGAACTCCTCGACACCGCCCCTGTCGCACCGTGA
- a CDS encoding Putative cytochrome c4 (fragment) (Evidence 3 : Putative function from multiple computational evidences), which yields MHLVRGVAVATALMILASQPAQAEPLASPPDTMAERVLPCAPCHGAQGEGTRDPYFPRLAGKPAGYLFNQLVAFRNGRRHYPPMNYLLAYLPEAYLKDMAEYLASLNPPLPAPAVPTVGKEVVATGERLVTQGDASRSIPDPPPAEWSAL from the coding sequence TTGCACCTGGTCCGTGGCGTTGCTGTCGCGACTGCGCTGATGATCTTGGCTTCGCAGCCGGCGCAGGCGGAACCCCTCGCATCTCCCCCGGACACCATGGCCGAGCGCGTGCTGCCCTGCGCCCCTTGCCACGGCGCGCAGGGCGAAGGGACGCGCGACCCCTATTTTCCTCGCCTCGCAGGCAAGCCGGCGGGCTACCTGTTCAACCAGCTCGTGGCGTTCCGGAACGGCCGGCGACACTACCCGCCGATGAACTACCTCCTGGCCTACCTGCCGGAGGCCTACCTCAAGGACATGGCCGAGTACCTGGCCAGCTTGAACCCGCCCCTCCCGGCCCCGGCCGTCCCAACCGTGGGGAAGGAGGTCGTGGCGACCGGAGAGAGGCTGGTCACTCAGGGCGACGCCTCGCGCAGCATCCCTGATCCGCCCCCAGCGGAGTGGTCCGCCCTTTAG
- a CDS encoding transposase of ISMex5, IS3 family (ORF 1) (Evidence 2b : Function from indirect experimental evidences (e.g. phenotypes); Product type e : enzyme), which yields MSRKRPKPEEIVAKLRQADVLIGQGTSVAEAIRAIGVSEVTYYRWRREFGGLKTDQVRRMKDLETENQRLRKAIADLTLDKLILQEAARGNF from the coding sequence ATGTCGAGGAAGCGACCCAAGCCTGAGGAGATTGTCGCGAAGCTGCGCCAAGCCGACGTGCTGATCGGTCAAGGTACGAGCGTGGCGGAGGCAATCCGGGCGATCGGCGTGAGCGAGGTTACCTACTACCGCTGGCGTCGTGAGTTCGGCGGGCTGAAGACCGATCAGGTCCGGCGCATGAAGGACCTGGAGACGGAGAACCAGCGGCTCAGGAAGGCGATTGCAGACCTGACGCTCGACAAGCTCATCCTGCAGGAGGCGGCACGGGGAAACTTCTGA
- a CDS encoding transposase of ISMdi16, IS3 family (ORF 2) (Evidence 2a : Function from experimental evidences in other organisms; Product type e : enzyme) translates to MLTMNVSERRTCRALGQHRSTQRKVPRGREDEAALTADLVALAERYGRYGYRKICALLKAAGWFVNDKRVERIWRREGLKVPTRQPKRGRLWDNDGSCLRLRPERRDHVWSYDFVEARTHDGRKVRMLNVIDEFTRECLAIRVARKLKAVDVIDVLSDLFILRGVPEHVRSDNGPEFVAKSVQAWIMGVGAKTAYIAPGSPWENGFVESFNARLRDELLDGEIFYSLREAQILIESWRRHYNTVRPHGALGYRPPAPEVFLPAFTAWPAALTPPAPPAKRPVEQRPTVH, encoded by the coding sequence ATGCTGACGATGAACGTCTCCGAGCGGCGCACCTGCCGGGCGCTCGGTCAGCATCGCTCGACGCAGCGCAAGGTGCCGCGGGGCCGGGAGGATGAGGCCGCGCTCACCGCCGACCTCGTCGCGTTGGCCGAGCGGTATGGCCGCTACGGTTACCGCAAGATCTGCGCGCTGCTGAAGGCCGCCGGCTGGTTCGTCAACGACAAGCGCGTCGAGCGGATTTGGCGGCGTGAAGGGCTGAAGGTGCCGACCCGCCAACCCAAGCGCGGGCGCCTCTGGGACAACGACGGCTCCTGCTTGCGGCTGCGGCCTGAGCGGCGCGACCACGTCTGGTCCTACGACTTCGTCGAAGCGCGCACCCACGATGGCCGGAAGGTGCGCATGCTCAACGTGATTGACGAGTTCACCCGCGAGTGCTTGGCGATCCGGGTCGCACGCAAGCTCAAGGCAGTCGACGTGATCGACGTCTTGTCCGACCTGTTCATACTGCGCGGCGTGCCCGAGCATGTTCGCTCGGACAATGGCCCTGAGTTCGTGGCCAAGAGCGTGCAGGCTTGGATCATGGGGGTGGGCGCGAAGACGGCCTACATCGCGCCAGGATCGCCCTGGGAAAATGGCTTCGTCGAAAGCTTCAACGCACGGCTACGCGACGAACTGCTGGACGGAGAGATCTTCTATAGCTTGCGGGAGGCGCAGATCCTGATCGAGAGCTGGCGGCGGCACTACAACACCGTCCGCCCGCATGGCGCACTCGGCTATCGGCCGCCCGCGCCAGAGGTCTTCTTACCCGCGTTCACCGCTTGGCCGGCTGCGCTCACCCCACCGGCTCCGCCGGCCAAGCGACCCGTGGAGCAAAGGCCAACCGTGCACTAA
- a CDS encoding putative oxidoreductase, putative amine oxidase (Evidence 3 : Putative function from multiple computational evidences; Product type e : enzyme) codes for MSNVVHIVGAGLSGLCAAVELVDAGYPVIIHEAAGHAGGRCRSYHDLQLGMTIDNGNHLGLSGNRATVAFLSRIGGSNAVVEHEKAEFPFVDLAAGLRWTLRLNRSRVPWWVLDSRRRVPGSHVADYASILRLLSAEPGTKVSDVLACEGLLYERLWRPVLLAALNIDPRDADAGIAAKVLRETVGAGGRACKPLIATKGLSTAFIDPALKYLKERGAVFRYNNRLRRFVSDDSHVAGLVFEQDTTQLKSGDRVILAVAPKAASSIMPELKVPSDDRGIVNVHFRARGPAEMPRMMGVVNGLSDWIFTYSDRISVTISGTDLVGTASCDLAQRVWTEIGAVSRPYRSDFAATPPSWRIIREKRATFDLPPPGGPGIELVHGWPLLHGSLGRRSRWGERSRPSGERG; via the coding sequence TTGTCGAACGTCGTTCACATCGTGGGCGCCGGCCTGTCCGGGCTCTGCGCGGCCGTCGAGCTCGTCGATGCCGGATATCCGGTGATCATCCACGAGGCTGCCGGCCATGCCGGTGGCCGCTGCAGATCCTATCACGACCTGCAGCTCGGGATGACGATCGACAACGGCAATCATCTCGGCCTTTCCGGTAACCGCGCGACGGTTGCCTTCCTGAGCCGGATCGGCGGCAGCAATGCCGTCGTCGAACATGAAAAGGCCGAATTTCCGTTCGTCGATCTCGCAGCCGGACTACGGTGGACGCTGCGTCTCAACCGCAGCCGTGTTCCGTGGTGGGTGCTGGATTCGCGCCGACGCGTTCCGGGAAGCCACGTCGCCGACTACGCGTCGATCCTCCGTCTCCTTTCGGCTGAACCTGGCACGAAGGTGTCGGATGTCCTCGCCTGCGAGGGGCTGCTCTACGAGCGGTTATGGCGCCCTGTCCTTCTGGCCGCACTCAACATCGATCCGCGGGATGCGGACGCCGGCATCGCAGCGAAGGTGCTGCGGGAAACCGTCGGCGCGGGCGGACGGGCGTGCAAACCTCTCATCGCCACCAAGGGGCTTTCGACGGCCTTCATCGATCCGGCGTTGAAGTACCTGAAGGAGAGAGGTGCGGTATTCCGCTACAACAATCGCCTCCGCCGCTTCGTCTCCGACGATAGCCACGTTGCCGGTCTTGTGTTCGAGCAAGATACGACACAGCTGAAATCAGGTGATCGGGTGATCCTTGCGGTCGCTCCGAAGGCCGCGTCCAGTATCATGCCCGAATTGAAGGTCCCGTCGGATGATCGAGGAATCGTCAATGTGCACTTTCGTGCGCGTGGTCCGGCCGAAATGCCACGCATGATGGGTGTCGTGAACGGATTGTCGGATTGGATCTTCACCTATTCCGATCGCATCTCGGTGACGATCAGCGGTACCGATTTGGTTGGCACAGCCTCCTGCGATCTGGCTCAACGTGTCTGGACCGAAATCGGCGCCGTCTCGCGTCCCTATCGCAGCGACTTCGCGGCCACTCCTCCATCCTGGCGGATCATCCGCGAGAAGCGGGCAACATTTGATCTGCCCCCACCGGGTGGTCCAGGCATAGAGTTAGTGCACGGTTGGCCTTTGCTCCACGGGTCGCTTGGCCGGCGGAGCCGGTGGGGTGAGCGCAGCCGGCCAAGCGGTGAACGCGGGTAA
- the hss gene encoding homospermidine synthase (Evidence 2a : Function from experimental evidences in other organisms; PubMedId : 8841401; Product type e : enzyme): MTESRWPVHGRIAGPIVMIGFGSIGRGTLPLIERHFEYDKSRFTVIDPVDTHKDLADKHGLRFEKVALTKENYRDILTPLLTEGGGQGFCVNLSVDTSSRDILELCRELGALYIDTVAEPWPGFYFDAGASQAERTNYALRNRILDARAASPGGTTAVSCCGANPGMVSWFVKQALLNVAKDTGSSTPEPKTREEWAALMRELGVKGIHIAERDTQRAKNPKPQGVFVNTWSVEGFVSEGNQPAELGWGTHETWKPANAQEQTKGSRCAIFLLQPGADTRVRSWTPTAQAQFGFLVTHNEAISIADYYTVREGNEAVYRPTCHYAYHPANDAVLSLHEMWGNAGKVQEHQHILDENEIVDGIDELGVLLYGHKKNAYWYGSQLSIEETRRIAPYQNATGLQVTSAVLAGMVWALENPEAGIVEADEIDFRRCLEVQTPYLGPVVGVYTDWTPLTDRPGLFPEDIDPSDPWQFRNVLVR; the protein is encoded by the coding sequence ATGACTGAGAGCCGTTGGCCCGTGCATGGCCGCATCGCCGGCCCGATCGTGATGATCGGCTTCGGTTCGATCGGGCGGGGAACCCTGCCGCTGATCGAGCGGCATTTCGAATACGACAAGAGCCGCTTCACGGTCATCGATCCGGTCGACACCCACAAGGATCTCGCCGACAAGCACGGCCTGCGCTTCGAGAAGGTCGCGCTCACCAAGGAGAACTACCGCGACATCCTCACCCCGCTCCTCACCGAGGGCGGCGGCCAGGGCTTCTGCGTGAACCTCTCCGTCGACACCTCCTCGCGCGACATCCTCGAACTCTGCCGTGAACTCGGTGCGCTCTACATCGACACGGTGGCCGAGCCCTGGCCGGGCTTCTACTTCGACGCCGGAGCCAGCCAGGCGGAGAGGACGAACTACGCTTTACGAAACCGCATTCTGGATGCGCGCGCCGCGAGCCCCGGCGGCACGACCGCGGTGTCGTGCTGCGGTGCAAACCCCGGCATGGTCTCGTGGTTCGTCAAGCAGGCGCTGCTCAACGTCGCCAAGGACACCGGCTCCTCGACCCCTGAGCCGAAGACCCGCGAGGAATGGGCCGCGCTCATGCGCGAACTCGGCGTCAAGGGCATCCACATCGCCGAACGCGACACCCAGCGCGCCAAGAACCCCAAGCCCCAGGGCGTGTTCGTCAACACCTGGTCGGTCGAGGGTTTCGTCTCCGAGGGCAACCAGCCGGCCGAGCTCGGCTGGGGCACGCACGAGACCTGGAAGCCCGCCAATGCCCAGGAGCAGACCAAGGGCTCGCGCTGCGCGATCTTCCTGCTCCAGCCCGGCGCCGACACCCGCGTGCGCTCCTGGACGCCGACCGCGCAGGCACAGTTCGGCTTCCTCGTGACCCACAACGAGGCGATCTCGATCGCGGATTACTACACGGTCCGCGAGGGTAACGAGGCGGTCTACCGTCCGACCTGCCACTACGCCTACCACCCGGCCAACGACGCCGTGCTCTCGCTGCACGAGATGTGGGGCAATGCCGGCAAGGTGCAGGAGCACCAGCACATCCTCGACGAGAACGAGATCGTCGACGGCATCGACGAGCTCGGCGTCCTCCTCTACGGCCACAAGAAGAACGCCTACTGGTACGGTTCGCAGCTCTCCATCGAGGAGACCCGGCGGATCGCCCCCTACCAGAACGCGACCGGCCTTCAGGTGACGAGCGCCGTGCTCGCCGGCATGGTCTGGGCCCTGGAGAACCCGGAGGCCGGCATCGTCGAGGCCGACGAGATCGACTTCCGCCGCTGCCTGGAAGTGCAGACGCCGTATCTCGGCCCGGTCGTGGGCGTGTACACCGACTGGACCCCGCTCACCGACCGCCCCGGCCTGTTCCCGGAGGACATCGACCCGAGCGACCCCTGGCAGTTCCGCAACGTGCTCGTTCGGTAG
- a CDS encoding conserved protein of unknown function (Evidence 4 : Unknown function but conserved in other organisms) → MLASRGIVAKRHAVPSPETEHRNSERTRRRDFLFRGEHAAWIHKTPRMGRRLIVEPIAHSTSDGHDPSQRRGSSESHRTVEFWKKKLSIRIAALIRSKTKSDETIEVVGWKRNRRKFPNSAHSDTSQHDRSARPSRAEWLTAQPVRDLRVGKDEVLEIYPWNGPRLVRPAKRQGLRACLQAARTP, encoded by the coding sequence GTGCTCGCGTCCCGTGGCATTGTCGCGAAACGGCATGCGGTCCCCTCTCCTGAGACCGAGCATCGCAACTCCGAGCGGACTCGCCGCAGAGATTTCCTCTTCCGAGGCGAACACGCGGCTTGGATACACAAGACGCCGCGCATGGGCCGTCGGCTCATCGTCGAGCCGATAGCTCACTCGACAAGTGATGGCCACGACCCCTCCCAGCGGCGGGGGAGCAGCGAAAGTCACCGCACGGTCGAGTTTTGGAAGAAGAAACTCAGCATCAGGATCGCCGCGCTGATACGCAGCAAGACCAAAAGCGACGAGACGATCGAAGTCGTAGGTTGGAAGCGTAATCGGAGGAAGTTTCCGAACAGCGCCCATTCTGACACCTCACAGCATGACCGCTCCGCACGGCCAAGCCGCGCAGAGTGGCTGACGGCGCAGCCCGTTCGGGACCTGCGCGTCGGAAAGGACGAAGTGCTGGAGATCTATCCCTGGAACGGGCCGCGCCTTGTCAGGCCGGCCAAGCGCCAGGGCTTAAGAGCCTGCTTGCAGGCTGCCCGCACGCCCTAG